The Burkholderiales bacterium genomic interval TGTCATCTTCCCGGGTCCATACCAACTTCACCGGCGCGCGGCCTTTTATGGCCTTGGCGATTTGCGCCGCTTCCACCAGATAGTCCGAGTACGGATTTGCGCGGCGTCCAAAGCTGCCGCCCGCGTAAAGCATATGCAGTTTTACTTGTTCCGGCTTCAATCCCAACACTCTGGCCAATGAAATTTGGTCGACAGTCTGGAATTGCTCGCCGTTCCAAATTTCGCAGCCGTTCCTGCTAAGCCGCACGACGCAGTCCATTGGCTCCATTGCGGCGTGGGCGAGATAGGGAAGTTCAAACGCGGACTCAAGCTTTTTCGCGGCTCCCGCGAACGCTGCGCCGGGATCGCCGTCCTTGCGCACCACCTGCCCGGGTTGTTTTGCAAGCTCCCGGTATTGTGAGAAGATCTCCGCGGATCCAAGTTTGAACGCGGCAGATTCGTCCCACTCCACCAATAAGGCGTCGCGGCCTTGTTTGGCGGACCAAAAATCCGTTGCGAGGACTGCTACGCCGCTGGGAACCTCCACCACCGTCACAACTCCCTTGATTGCCTTGGACTTGGACGCGTCGAAGGACTCGACCTTTCCGCCAAAGCGCGGCGCATGCGCGACTACGGCGGTGAGCAAGCCGGGTAGCCGCACGTCCTGTGTAAAGACGGCGAGTCCAGTCGTTTTGTCGTGTGAATCCTTGCGCGGCACGCGCTTGCCGATAAAAACAAAATCATCGGGATCTTTAAGTTTGACCTCCGCGGGCACCGGCAACCCGGCCGCCCTTTCGGCAAGCTGCCCAAATGTCGCCTTGCGGCCGGATTGCTGATGCGCGACTTCGCCTTCTCGCACCGTGATGGAATCCGGCGTAACCTTCCAACCTTGAGCAGCAGCCGTCACCAGCATGGCTCGGGCCGTTGCACCTGCACGTCGCATCTGGTCGAAAGAATTGGCGATCGCGCTGCTGCCGCCGGTTCCCTGCATCGGGCCCCACAGTAGGTTGTTATAAAGCTTGACGTCAGCGGGCGCGCCTTCAACGCGAATTTGGGACCAAGATGCGTCCAGTTCATCCGCCACCAGTGTCGCGAGGCCCGTGTAAGTACCCTGCCCCATTTCCAAATGTTTGGCGACAACGGTGACCGTGTTGTCATTAGCAATGCGAACGAAGGCGTTCGGCTTGAAATCTGATTCCAACATCATGTTGTTACCGGTTTTGCCCGGGCCGCCTTGGGCCATCGCGCGCGGCAAGTAGAAGGCCAGAGTCAATCCAGCACCAGCCTTAAGGAAATTTCTGCGGCTATCGTTAATGATTTGCGTCCCGTTCATGGTTTCGATCCTCAAGCCAGCGTCTTGGCCGCGTCATGGATAGCGGCGCGAATGCGCACATAAGTCGCGCACCGGCAGATATTCCCGCCCATCGCAGCATCGATATCCGCGTCGCTGGGATTGTTATTGCTAGCCAAAAGCGCAGCCGCGCTCATAATTTGGCCCGATTGGCAATAGCCGCATTGAACAACGTCCAGCCGTTGCCAAGCAGCCTGAACCGCCTTGCCGGCCTTGCTTTTCAAGCCCTCAATCGTGATGATCTGCTTGTCCGCGACCGCCGAGATCGGCGTAACACATGATCGAACCGGCACGCTGTTCAAATGGACTGTGCAGGCACCGCACAGGGCAATGCCGCAACCGTATTTGGTGCCGGTCAGATTCAGTTGATCGCGCAATACCCAGAGCAACGGGGTGTTTGGGTCCGCGGAAACGGTTCGCCGCTTTCCGTTGACCATTAAGGACGTCATGTTGTTTTCCTTTCCAAATGGATCTAATCGTTTCGAGGCCTTGGCCCAGGCGGTTCGCCAGGCATCGGCCGTGACCCGGCATTTTCAATCCGAACAAGTGGATCAAAAATCTGCAAATTACATTTTAGGGCGCTCCGCACTTTTTTGCCAGATCGCAATCTTATTTTGCTAGGGAAAGTTACAGCAATATTTCAGCAGCGTTGCGCAACATTGATTGCGTCCGGGTTGTGGGGGGCGGGTGGCCTGTTTTTCGGCGCCATGCTCTACAAATTTGCCTCTGACGCCTTGCCATTTTTGGGTTGTGCAGGAAAGCCATTGGCGCGTAATCTCTCACCAGGAGAAATCTCATGAGTACAACTGAACAGGGCGGGTATCAAAACGGAGGCATTACACCGAAATCGTTATGAGCCGAAAAAGGAGCAGTTAACTGGACGCGAGACGCCTTGGCGCCGATGAGGTGGCCGTCTCAAAAAATCCCAGTGCAATGAAAAAGTGCTCGAACAGCTTTAAATTCATACTCAACACCGTGGCCGAATCGCACAATCTTGATGCCTATCTTGAGTTGCTCAAGCGCGACGGCACCATGTGCCTGATCGGCGCGCCTGCGCATCCGCAGCCGTCAGCAAGTATCGGAAATTTCCTTACCCGGCGTCGGCAGTTGGCCGGTTCGCTTATTGGAGGAATCCGCTAGACGCAGGAGATGCTTGACTTCTGTGCCGAGCAGGACATCATTTCGGACGTCGAAATCATCCCAATGCAGAAAACAACAAAGCCTATGAACGCATGCTCAGAAGCGACGTTAAGTACCGTTTTGTCATCGATATCGCGACGCTGAGGCAGTAGGCTCGCACCACGGTGTCACAAATTATTTTTTGATCGGGTTCGAGGAGGTCGGGGCTGCGGGTTTTTGAACGACATGTTTGCATACAATCCGACTTGAAGCGCACTTGTGCGGCAAGCGCGGGTTTCGTTAGTCCTTGCTCGTAGTCTTGCGGATCTCCTTTTCGTCCGACCAATCGAGCAGCCCGTCCTGTATGTTCCATAGCTGCAGATTAAACTTGTAAAAGACGTCCTTGACGTCCTTTGTTTGCTTCACAATCGAGATGATGTTCCCTTCCATGCGATACTGGGCGGCGACCATCCGGCCTTTTTCCGCGGCGTGCTCCGGGTCATACAGATCGCTCTGCTGCCGCTGCAATTCCTGAACCTGCTGTCTCATGTCCGCTTCGTCCACGGCGAAGCGAACCTTGCCGCTCTTTTGCAGCTCGGCGCGGATAGAGTCAGTGATCGCACGGGTGTCGATATATTCGCTGGTCTTGTTCTTCACCTCTTGCACCGTAACGATAGGCAGGTTGCCGCTAGCGATGGCGGAGGATTGCAGCATGGAGCGCGTCATGGACTCGGCGATCATCTGCAGGTCAGTCGAGCCAAATTGGTTGGTGACTGTTTCCACGCTTGTCGATTCCCCATAACGGGTCACCGGGCTGGCGCAGCCGGCGGCGAACGCAACCGCAGTCGCAAGCGATACAAGCGCAAGGCGGCGGCTAAATTTGAAATCCATCATTACTCTCCTTTCAGAAATCAGGCCCGTCGTGAAAGGCCATCCATCCCCCCCTTTAGATCCCCGGTACTCGCAATTACTCCTCTCCCATCAAAATCAGGCGGAAATCGACCGCTTTGTTTGTGGGAGCTACTGCGCTGACTACCTGGTTGCTGTTCTCGTACATGAGGAGCGGCTTCCAGGCTTCTTCATCCCAAGCGCGCATGCCTTCCTGGTCAATCCAGCGGAATTTGTAGGCAACGCGCCTAACATGCGAGCTGTCGTTATTTAAAGTGACGTCGACCTTAAGCAAATCGCCGGTCATCGTGCAGCGCATCTCAATCGGTTCGATGGTGGTGCGCTTGCCCTCAGTCAAAACTTTCAGCTTGTCCAGATCTTCCATTGAACTGACTTTGGCATCACCGATCGGACAACCGAACGCAAAACCGGGCTTTTCAAAACCTTTCTTGGTAGCGCAGCCGGCAAGCAACGCGGCTGCGGCCAGCATAACGATAATAGAAGTTCGGTTCATTTTGGGCCCTCCATGGTATGGGTTTGCTGTTCCAACGTTCCTGGCGCGCTCTCCGTTGACGGCGGGGCTGGGCTCCCTGCCGCATTCGGTTGCCAGCCACCCGTAGGGACCACTTCGGGGGGCTGCGCAAAGAGCTGGCGCCGCAATATGCGTAAGTCTACCACGGCGTAGCGGCCGGAGATGTTAACTTGCACGCTGCGCAGCCCTTCCGGAGTTGGCAGCGTCACGGTATGCAATCCGGGGCTGAGCCTTCCGCGAGCAATGGCGATTTCCGACGGAAGCGTACGCCAAGTCCGCTCATCAGCTGATTCGGTAGCCACCGAGCCGAGCATCACTGCGAGCGCAGCTATTATCAATGCCGCGTTGTCCTTTTTCTGCCCCTGGTGTTGCAGCGGATATTGCGCCAGTGCTTTGGCGGTTGAGCGGATTGAAGCGCGCAAGATGATACCGGGCATGTCATCCTTAAGCGCGCGGCGCGCCATGAGGTCTATGCTCGTTATTGGTGCCACGGTCAGCGCCTGCCTATCATCCACTCTAAGCTCGCTGGGCAGGAATGGCGTTGAAGTTGACACCATTACCGGGAAGGAAACCGGCACAACAATCAGTGTGCCGTTCACCGGGACCGGCAACCGGAATTGTCGCGAGATCAGAGCGGGCGCGGTGCCCGACCCGATCACGAATAACACGTCGGTAAGTCCGTCATCGGATGCACTTACGCGCTGGTCCAGGCCGCGCAGCGCCTCCTCCAGCAGCGGCTGGTTGGGCTGCAGTTCGTTCGCGAGACGGTAACCGGGCGCGGCCAGGCTCGGTTCGCCAAGTGACTCGTAGACGAAGCCCGCGAGATAATGTGAGAGTGCGCTCTGGTAGCTGTTCTTGAGGGCATTCACTGCAGGGTTATCGATAGTTTCGACCGGATAGCCGTTAAGTTCCGTGAAGCTTGTTTGCGCGCCCCGATTCAAGGCTTCTTGCTCAACAGCGATGACTTCCTTGCTGCGCAGATCTGCGATCACGGCTTCGAGCTCGTGCGTTTGCTTAATCGCCACGCGTGCATCGTCGAAGTCGTCCATGGCCAGGAAATTGAGCGCGATATATGTGAGAAGCATCACTTTTTCGTAGTCGTGGCCTTCGTATGGCCGCACCTTATCGTTGATCAGATAGCTCGCGACGTCCGGGAGCAGCTTATAAGGGCTGGTTTGTGCGGTGTATTCCCAGGCCTGCACGTATGCGTTCGCCGCCATCCAGGATTTTTGGCTGTCCGCATAGCGATCGCCAAGGCGCTGCAGCATGCCAAGCTCTAAGTAGTACAGCAGATCCTTGTCGGAGCCGCGGTTGTTTGAGTCCAGAACTTTGATCGCATCGTCAACTTTGCCGCTGGACGTCTGGTCCAGGGTATCCCGCATCTCGGTATCGTAGCTGCGGAATGCGGCGCAGCCCGAAAGGCAGACGGCCACGAAGACAACTAGCGCACAGCGCCATCCGCCCGCACCATGGCGGGACACTGACCACTGAAAGGCACGGGGATGTTCTGTCAACTTAGGGAAAAGGCACCAAGCTGTTTCGTCAAATTAAGACTCATCGGAAACTCAAGGAGTTCAGGGTAGCACTTTTCCGCACAACTCTAAATTCCGGTAGCGAACTTGTCACATGCGGTAAATGATAACCCCGCAGACACTTCGTTCTATTGTGCTGGATCGGCCCAAGAAAAACCCCACCGCAGTGGGGTTTTTCAAGTAGTAGAATGGGTTAGACTCAATAACCTCTGCCATTTGGAACCTTTTACCTTTGGGTACGGTCCCTGAAGTCCACGCGGCGGTCCATGCGGTCGGCGTGCAGATCCCGTACGTCATTCCTGCGTTCGGCTCGGTCGCCATGCAGGTCGCTCCTATCCTGCCGAATGTCCTTGTTATCGCTGCGCAAGTCTTTTCGCTCCTGTACCGCACCCGCTTTATTTCCATCTTTGCGATCTTCAGCCAATGCGCGGCGGTCTTGTCCGCGGTCCCGACGCTCAGCGCCCAATTCACGCC includes:
- a CDS encoding xanthine dehydrogenase family protein molybdopterin-binding subunit, with the translated sequence MNGTQIINDSRRNFLKAGAGLTLAFYLPRAMAQGGPGKTGNNMMLESDFKPNAFVRIANDNTVTVVAKHLEMGQGTYTGLATLVADELDASWSQIRVEGAPADVKLYNNLLWGPMQGTGGSSAIANSFDQMRRAGATARAMLVTAAAQGWKVTPDSITVREGEVAHQQSGRKATFGQLAERAAGLPVPAEVKLKDPDDFVFIGKRVPRKDSHDKTTGLAVFTQDVRLPGLLTAVVAHAPRFGGKVESFDASKSKAIKGVVTVVEVPSGVAVLATDFWSAKQGRDALLVEWDESAAFKLGSAEIFSQYRELAKQPGQVVRKDGDPGAAFAGAAKKLESAFELPYLAHAAMEPMDCVVRLSRNGCEIWNGEQFQTVDQISLARVLGLKPEQVKLHMLYAGGSFGRRANPYSDYLVEAAQIAKAIKGRAPVKLVWTREDDTRAGYYRPMFYHEIKAGLDASGSLVAWTHRIVGQSILAGTPLGRMVKNGVDPTSIEGGANLPYEIPNLMVDLHSPQLGVPVQWWRSVGSSHNAFVTETFIDEVAQLAGTDPVAFRMSLLANHPRHAGVLELVAEKAQWNSPLAPGAEGEKRGRGVAVHESFNSFVAQVAEVTVKQDGSFHVDRVVCAVDCGIAVNPDIIRAQMEGGIGYGLTAALYGAITLTEGKVDQSNFQDYRVLRIAEMPIIEVHIVPSKEKPTGVGEPGVPPVAPAVVNALYMATGKRIHQLPIGSQLEKT
- a CDS encoding (2Fe-2S)-binding protein, yielding MTSLMVNGKRRTVSADPNTPLLWVLRDQLNLTGTKYGCGIALCGACTVHLNSVPVRSCVTPISAVADKQIITIEGLKSKAGKAVQAAWQRLDVVQCGYCQSGQIMSAAALLASNNNPSDADIDAAMGGNICRCATYVRIRAAIHDAAKTLA
- the lpoB gene encoding penicillin-binding protein activator LpoB; this encodes MDFKFSRRLALVSLATAVAFAAGCASPVTRYGESTSVETVTNQFGSTDLQMIAESMTRSMLQSSAIASGNLPIVTVQEVKNKTSEYIDTRAITDSIRAELQKSGKVRFAVDEADMRQQVQELQRQQSDLYDPEHAAEKGRMVAAQYRMEGNIISIVKQTKDVKDVFYKFNLQLWNIQDGLLDWSDEKEIRKTTSKD
- a CDS encoding YcfL family protein, which encodes MNRTSIIVMLAAAALLAGCATKKGFEKPGFAFGCPIGDAKVSSMEDLDKLKVLTEGKRTTIEPIEMRCTMTGDLLKVDVTLNNDSSHVRRVAYKFRWIDQEGMRAWDEEAWKPLLMYENSNQVVSAVAPTNKAVDFRLILMGEE